A region of the Clavelina lepadiformis chromosome 9, kaClaLepa1.1, whole genome shotgun sequence genome:
gaataaaaaataagttgtaaattgttgtccaGTGTTATTAATGCTCATGTAGTCATGTCACACATTTAACTGCATATCGATAAACTTCAGCACAACGGTGCAAATAGTTACCGTTGCAGTAAAGTCTGAATATGCAGGGATTTAGCCCTCAAAGAGGATGCATTATCATCACGTTTCCCTCGTTCTTCCATTCCTACAGCAAACTGTAGCTGGCTGCTTAAGCTATCGGGCAAGCCATTGGGCAAcctgaaacaacaaaaattttattaaataacatcAACTTCTCAGTTACAAAGTTAAAGGGTTATGACAAACAAGGTAGCCTACCTATAATTACAATTATGCATAAAtgtattgtgtttttttagtATGCAATTCACCTGAATAATGACATCAATCCAGCGCTAGCAGTACAAAAAATCATTACCTGTTAAACATATGAATATTTAAGGTGATTGTTAAATGGGGCTTGAGAGTAGACATAAGTGTTACTTACCTCTCCATATGGTAATGGTGAGATTAAATTCCTTGCAACTGCCATATTGAACAATGTTTCAGTTGCCTCAAGAACAAAAGGGGCAATGGTTACAACATtacataaatatatatttctatTGTGTTTTACTTTACATTTTGGTAAATTACAacgaattttattttatcaacataaaaattacCTGGTTCATCATGTAAAGTGCAACCATTCCTCTTCTATTACATAAAACAACATGATAGGCTAACGATGAATAAAATTCACAATGGTCTACTGCCAAGAGATACATATCGCTTTGTAACGTTGGCTCTTTCTAACTAACAACGTAAGCAAAGTGttgcagaaataaaatttttaatcacACCAACCTTGGTTTTCTCTCGATCTTCATGCCTACCATGCCTGACAGAAATCCTGATACCAGTCCATGCCATCCATAGTATCCTCCCATTAAATGTCTATGAGTGACAAATTATACATATTAGTTGgcataaaatataaactaGTGACCAGTGTTATTAAAAACTTACGGTTTAAAACGCAGTTTAATACTTTTCAGTAAAACTTTGACTAGGTAAGTAATTTTTATACCTCAATAAGCAAAATGAACCCATAAAAACTGTGGCTTCCGAGCTCAAAAaaaggctggattgaagaatGTCACGAATAAGTTGCTTAACTTTCTTCACGTTTCTGTTTTcctttttgcacatttttaatataaatggtgcctttaaacatgaaaacaaaGTAAACATAAATAGCACGGCATTGTTAAAATATAGGGAATTTCCAATATTCAATACTCGATAAAAATGCTCAATAAAATTGTTCATTTCTATGCATACTGCATTGATTGGCTTGTACTGTAAGTCATAACAATACCAGAACGGCAATATAGTTAAGTAAAATGCCACGGCAATAGAAGCTTTGTTTTTACTGAAAACATCATGTATAGcgttactttatttttatccaaaatttcaaatgctCACCATATAAAATACTGTATACAGTTTGACAGAAAATTTGAAGGAGTCCTGTAGCATTCGAAAAAACGCGAGGATGCAACTTGGCTCCCAAGTATGTCCCATCTCATAGCATGTGTAGGGCACAGAATCAAAGTAACCCAATGTTGTTGTGGTAGCCTGAAACTTACTGTTGACTGCCATTGTCAGACTGTGATTTACAGCCACAGTAGCAATCAGCAAGCTTTCAAACCTATCACAGTAAACAGTctagaaaaaaattacgaACATTGTACAACCTATCATTGATTGTGGTATTGCAAAATTGCAATTGTTAACCTTGGACTAAGGAGAGCcttatttaacttttatttgtaGTCTTGCTCGAATTAGGAACTCTCCACCATGACCATTGTCGTGGACTCAAACGTTATGTGTGCCTTAGGCTTAGGCAAACACTGCAGCAAGGCGCTTTTTCTTAATTGTTTAATTGGTTCTTGTTTCCAAATGCTTTGCTTCGATCGGTTACTTTATTTTACTGCGCGTGTATGTTGTAGCTGTTCGTTGATTTGGCAAGCCCTTCTTTTAAATTAGTTCTACAATATTATCTCTAGTTTAATGATTTAATGCTTATTTATTTACCTATAGGCCTAGTTTGTAGTTGTTTTCCGcattatttttgcattgtaGCATGTagagttttaagttttttaaaacctGGAATACTGGGTAAATTTCCTTTAAGGTTTTGAAAACCATTAAACAGAAGCGTCCTCAATGTCTTGCCGATGAGTGTTGCAACGGAAGGATCAAATTGAATATTAAACGCGGGTTTGCATCATTGCTAGCTGGGCGCTCTGTCGCCTAGCTGACAAGACATTAGTGCAGTAATTTGTTCGATCTGTAGATAATCCAATCTCTGTTTTATAAAAAAcgttaattttcttttattcgTTTTGCACTGTGGTACATGCTACGCCGAACACAGTCTTTTCTAATGGCTACGTGCTACGCCGTACCATTAACAAATCGATGTTTGTCACCGGAAAAAGATTGCACGCTCAACGTATTTCTTCCGGTGAAGTGTCGGAAAGATACCAAGCGCTACTATTTCTAGTTAATTTGAAACTTGCTTTAACCatgttaatttgttttaactgAGGGCAGTTAATGCATAAGGGTCAAGCCAACGCGGGAGACAAACTAGGTAACTAACCGGGGCTTGAAAGATGAGAaatcatcgccgagtttaagtcgtgcaaagccTTGCCTCAGTCCGAAACAATGATTAATAGCATACCAGGCCGTTGTCATACGTATAAGTTTATTGTGAAGCAATCTGAATACCATTTCAGGAGGATTGCATTATGTGCATTAAAATAATAGaatatttgtcaaaaaaatgcCGTCATGGGTCTTTCAAATTGCCTTGCTCAGCGGTTACGGCCATCATCATTTTCAGTCGAAAACTAACAAACGAATGCACTGCTTGCattaaaacacaattttttggTCGTGTATATCCCGATTAACCGGAATACATAATTTGGGAAGTGGGGTCCTAGTGTAATAATAATGCTTGAACGGTTGTACACTTATGAAACTAGaccacaatttttttcttgacgAACTTCCGATAGTATAAAGCTGGTTATGATACTTGATGCACTACTGACTACTGTATTAGTATCAAAGTCATCGACCGAACGCCTAATAACATGGGCGTGAGACGGTGAGCGTCATAGCTTTCGATTTACACAGCTAGATTTGATAACGTGAAAGCAAAAGAAGTCTCGAATACAAATTGCgcacattttttctttgtcgtCACGCATTGATGGGCGTAATATGACGTTTGCCGCGTATGTTTACGTCATTTACAGCTGATTGGGACAACAAACCCGATCAAAACTAAAAGTCGTACGCCTTACGGTGGTAACCTTTACTTATTATGTTgcgttgttgtttttgttgttacgTGCAGGCAAGTTTCGGAAAAGTGTAACAAGGAATAtagaataataaaaaatatctaTGAGAAAGACATGATAAAGTAGTTATTGGTTAAACTTAGGCCGAAAGCCCCTAGTTACCGGTGCACCCAGTAACGCTGTTCAATCGTTTAAGCCAGACTGTGTTTTATGTCGTGTCTAGAGGATATATCCTCCACGCAAAATGTTGCAGTATAAGTTCggtttatcttttaaaaacctATTCGTTTAACGCACTAGAAATAGAGTTTGGTTATACGAAATTACTGGTAATAATATGCTTTATAGCAAAGCTGCTAGGCCAGCAAGGCAATGCACAGTAGAATAGGCTATAATAACTATATAGGCCTCGGCCTATAGGCTTACGCATTGAAAAATATGTGATGATCTTTTTGAAAAGGCAAATTTGCAGCTTTCGATTGCTGTAGgaagtataaaagttttcatatTTGTTGGATAAACGTTAATTTACATTAACATTTAATATATACCTTTTCtaatttcttgtgttttttaattgagagtgactattttaccGTATGTAGTTCACGTAGCTTggtgttaaagataggcgtaTTGGTATGCAAACGGTTGACTTTCATTATTTAAGGTACTATTGAAGTTATATTCAATGATGGAAACGATTCTTAATGGTCGTGACGCAATTAAGTCAAGCCACGAACAGCGCAAGTCCAAGTTAAGTCGgttcatttaattacattcccaagtcaagtcgagtcagtACATTTATCAAGTTCAAGTCTTAACATATGCCAAGTCACAAACAAGTCACCATTTatgattaatttttgttttatatcgATACTAAACGGCTTTCTGAATTCTCGTAATGTAATTATGAACATTTTATTCATttctggggtctagtatacaagtgcacaaccagatgacatcataatttgagtagctgggatCTAGTATaaaaaggcatcctgtggttgtgcacttgtatactagaccccattTCTGACACACATTCAATAGAATGTACAACATAgtgatttttgaataaattcttCACAAGTTTAAAAGCTgattttgcaacaatttgaaataatttgtcTTGTGACTCGAATCaagtcaaataaaatttcCACATTAAcacgagtcaagtcgagtctttTAAGCACTAGAacacaagtcaagtctttCCAAACACCTGACTCAACTCTTTCCATCTGTGATTATATTAAAATTAGAAAGTatatttaggttaggtttaggttactatgttataacatttaagctAGGTAAACAAGAAGCTGTGAAAAATGGCTTCAAATGCATGATTTGTTCCAGTGAATTGGCAGAATAGTCGCAGCCTTTctaattttcaaagtttaatATTCATCATTATTTGTAATTATGTTATTATAGTTACAATACAAAATTGCAATAATGCTTTATAATGGAAAGCATGGTAGCTACACTCCtgacatatttttaatatttacttttgaACTGCATAGCCCTTTATTGCACTAGCAGTGGTAATTGCCTCTTGATATTGTTGAAAAGCAATTATATCTTTCTTGGgtgttaaatgttaaattacCAAAACCATGCAGAGTAAATTCTACATAC
Encoded here:
- the LOC143470438 gene encoding transmembrane protein 135-like is translated as MAVNSKFQATTTTLGYFDSVPYTCYEMGHTWEPSCILAFFRMLQDSFKFSVKLYTVFYMAPFILKMCKKENRNVKKVKQLIRDILQSSLFLSSEATVFMGSFCLLRHLMGGYYGWHGLVSGFLSGMVGMKIERKPRRGMVALYMMNQATETLFNMAVARNLISPLPYGEVMIFCTASAGLMSLFRLPNGLPDSLSSQLQFAVGMEERGKRDDNASSLRAKSLHIQTLLQRLKSFHLSHQTCPHQNSCTYYTLEGIFKQVIVGYGIQIVLSLLQLKRGKQKWSGILNNTSLACFLGTFAGVFRASNCALRWISNGDHPALYGALSGAIAGTAFCFYRSTTIALYFAFKLLEVLYFKGVRKGYFPYFPSADQYLCAISLAVVLHVSCFEPHNLRPGYWKFLCRTTGNKFQFLFRKLFDDFGTKASTLYPKFVPKLNAKYVKTPDVARLLIVHGK